The genomic region CCGTGGGCCCGTGCGCTGATGATCACGTCGGACTCAACAATCAGCTTCGCCATGAAGGTTTCAGGGGTATCGCCGGCGGCGTCCCAGCACAACCACTCGAAGGTGTCGTACTTGTCGATCAGGTGCTGGTCACGCTCTTTGTAGAGCGAGACCAGGCGCACCTGCTCGCCACGTTTGGCCAACTCATCAGCGGCCTGGACCATCGCCTTGATGAACTGTTGCCCGTTTGCATCGTGGGGCCAGTCGCGCAGGATAAAGGACAGGTATTTGCCCTTCTTGAGGCTGCCGATTTCCAGGTCTTTGCTGGAGATCCACAGATCGGAAAGCAGGCTGGGGTCGGTGTACACCTCCACGTCTTTCTTTCCAAAGGTATTGCAATGCTGCTGGCTGGTGCCATCCCGCACGGAAATGTAGTCACAGCGATTGATCACGTTGACGGCGCGGGTCAGCAACTTGCCGCCGCCATCAAACGGGCCCAGCCCGATACAGAACGCCGCCAGACGCCGGTGGAAATAGATCTTGTCGACACCGCCACGCAGCCCGACATACAGGCGTAACAGCGTGGACTTCAGGTCGGTTTGAGCCTTGATGCTCTTATAGGCCTTCGCCAATCGACCGGTAGGAGCGGTGACTTCCTTGGCCGGCGGGATGAACGAGAAGAACTGGCCGCCACCGCCCAACACCACCAGGTCAGCCTTGACCGGTTCCTTGATATGCAACCACTTGATGCGCGGATTAAAGTTCCTGGCGATCTGCGGATGATCGACACCCACCGCAATATCCGACTCTTTAAAGCGTTTTTTCAGAATATTGATCACGCATAGCATTAATACGTCATCACCCAAGTTACCGGGACCGTATGCACCCCGGATATAAACTTTACTGACATTCATGCTGGGCTTCCATTTTCCACGGGGTCATTAAACACGGCATTCAAAGCAAATGTTGTTGCGAGAATGTAGATAAATATCGTCGCCATAATCATCAATCGATACAGCACACTTTCAACGTAGGCGCTGGATATGAAACTGATAAAAGGCAATGTCCAGAGGATCAAAATCCTGGGAGATATAAGCAGTTCCAAAGGCAGTATTTTCTTATAAACAAAATAAGGCAGCCCTAACAGAAAGTGGATGAACTGCGAACCAATAAAGGCCTTGGCAATCCCGATTGCGCCCTCCTCCCTGAGCCATAACGCGCCGGCGATAAACAGCAGGCCCCATAGAATATTGCTCATGACGCTGAACCAGGCCAGGTTCATCACGATCATCTTTCTTGAGATGCCGGACTTGAATGCACTGAGCAAAGATCCGAGGATTACCAGCACCAACGTCACTTCAAAATCCCGCCCGAGGAAACTGCTCCCGTAGAGTTTGGCCAGCAACTCAGGAAACATGATCACCGGCTGTATGATCACCAGTACTACTAACCAGCCCGAGAGAAAGTTCAGGGCGTCCAGTTTGCGGTTTTTACCACCCAGCGCTGCAGCCAGCATCGGCACCAGTACGGAGCCCAACACCACCGAAACATGTGAAAAGATCGCGTTCCATTGCATGGCAGCGGCGTACATGCCCAACGCGGCAAGGCCGTTGGTGGTTTCCGCCAATAACTTGTTCGCGAACCAGTTCATCGGGGCGACCATCAACCCCGTCAGTAATACCGGCAGGCCCACCGACAGCACGGCATGCTTTTCAGTCATTGCACCTGTGAAGCTCAGCGTGGTGTTCCGAGCCTTGAGTATTTTCCAGCAAGCCAGTGCGCTGAAAAACACGATCAGCAATTGGGAACCGGCCAACCCCAGCAGCGCGCCGTTGAGTCTGAACTTGACCGTGAGGAAGTACGTCGCCGGGATCGCGACCAGCGCGATGATTCCGTTGATCGTCGCAATCGACCGGTATTGCCCCCACCCGGTCAGGCAGCCTTGGGTCCACCCCGACAGAATAATTAACGTGATGGTGCTCAATACAATCAGCGACGCCGCACTCAGGCTGTCTGCGCCCAAAATAACGCTGGAGAAGAAGTGCGGGAAAAACAGCGCTGTCCCGATGATCATCGCACTGAAAAACACCGAAAATGTCAGCGTCAGGGCGATACCCCGGCCGGTTTTCTCGGGGCTGCTCTCCTTGAACTGCCCGATATGCTTGGCCGTTGCCGTGGTGGTGGCTTGGGCGGCGACGTTGGCAAGCATCACAATCGCGCTTTGGATCAAGCCGTATT from Pseudomonas yamanorum harbors:
- a CDS encoding polysaccharide pyruvyl transferase family protein, with translation MNVSKVYIRGAYGPGNLGDDVLMLCVINILKKRFKESDIAVGVDHPQIARNFNPRIKWLHIKEPVKADLVVLGGGGQFFSFIPPAKEVTAPTGRLAKAYKSIKAQTDLKSTLLRLYVGLRGGVDKIYFHRRLAAFCIGLGPFDGGGKLLTRAVNVINRCDYISVRDGTSQQHCNTFGKKDVEVYTDPSLLSDLWISSKDLEIGSLKKGKYLSFILRDWPHDANGQQFIKAMVQAADELAKRGEQVRLVSLYKERDQHLIDKYDTFEWLCWDAAGDTPETFMAKLIVESDVIISARAHGVLLPASLGFPTIAVEIENKLKKVHEMLPHGTKLVSVPDPDVIITTISEFRQSKAQMAEHLKQEIAQRSSLAQRAVDDFLKWVDEK
- a CDS encoding oligosaccharide flippase family protein, which gives rise to MNSTVLKKFVSSTAWSFISAVATKVSVVITGILVARVLGAQSFGEYGLIQSAIVMLANVAAQATTTATAKHIGQFKESSPEKTGRGIALTLTFSVFFSAMIIGTALFFPHFFSSVILGADSLSAASLIVLSTITLIILSGWTQGCLTGWGQYRSIATINGIIALVAIPATYFLTVKFRLNGALLGLAGSQLLIVFFSALACWKILKARNTTLSFTGAMTEKHAVLSVGLPVLLTGLMVAPMNWFANKLLAETTNGLAALGMYAAAMQWNAIFSHVSVVLGSVLVPMLAAALGGKNRKLDALNFLSGWLVVLVIIQPVIMFPELLAKLYGSSFLGRDFEVTLVLVILGSLLSAFKSGISRKMIVMNLAWFSVMSNILWGLLFIAGALWLREEGAIGIAKAFIGSQFIHFLLGLPYFVYKKILPLELLISPRILILWTLPFISFISSAYVESVLYRLMIMATIFIYILATTFALNAVFNDPVENGSPA